In Listeria monocytogenes, the following proteins share a genomic window:
- a CDS encoding VOC family protein gives MIQATVPYFTFDGEATEALDFYKKVFQAEITQMRYFHELEGFSGDKKQGKRILHARLTKDEKDLFYFSDTLEGETDAGNRLALAVNFSSEADFVHAFVLLSKTGTVEIPIQNTFWGAKYAKVIDHYSIDWHLNLENESTTKV, from the coding sequence ATGATACAAGCAACGGTTCCCTACTTTACTTTTGACGGGGAGGCCACAGAAGCACTAGATTTTTATAAAAAAGTGTTTCAAGCAGAAATTACGCAAATGCGTTATTTTCACGAGCTGGAAGGATTCTCAGGAGATAAAAAACAAGGAAAACGAATCCTCCATGCAAGACTTACGAAAGACGAGAAAGATTTATTTTATTTCTCCGACACGCTTGAAGGCGAAACAGACGCGGGCAATCGCCTAGCACTTGCGGTGAATTTTAGTTCGGAAGCAGATTTTGTTCATGCTTTTGTCCTACTATCCAAAACCGGCACCGTCGAAATTCCGATCCAAAATACATTTTGGGGCGCAAAATACGCGAAAGTAATCGACCACTACAGCATCGACTGGCATCTCAACTTAGAAAACGAGTCTACTACTAAAGTATGA
- a CDS encoding ABC transporter ATP-binding protein → MTETVLKLEHVTKKIGQKNIVHDISFDIHKGEVFGLLGPNGAGKTTIIRSIVGLIRRSEGTVFINGKNVDTEYKAAISEVGAIIENPEFYMYMSGWANLKQFARMSQKNITDEHIREIVELVKLTGAIDQKVKTYSLGMRQRLGVAQALIHSPALLILDEPTNGLDPQGMAEFRTLIRDLATKGTSVLISSHLLSEIQQITDRFAIINKGVLTHTEKMSDLLENHVAAYKLKVSDPVATTTVLTTLPVKLVAQKEDLFKIEVAHEDVHLIARALIQANIDLLEMVPLQASLEERFLELTKGGGAEV, encoded by the coding sequence ATGACTGAGACAGTTTTAAAATTAGAACATGTCACGAAAAAAATCGGGCAAAAAAATATTGTCCATGATATCAGCTTTGACATACATAAAGGAGAAGTATTTGGTTTACTTGGTCCAAATGGCGCAGGTAAAACAACTATTATCCGTTCAATCGTTGGCTTAATTCGTCGTTCAGAAGGTACTGTTTTTATTAATGGTAAAAATGTCGACACAGAGTATAAAGCAGCGATTTCAGAAGTAGGTGCTATTATTGAAAATCCAGAATTTTACATGTATATGTCTGGATGGGCGAACTTAAAGCAATTCGCACGCATGAGTCAAAAAAATATTACTGACGAACACATTCGTGAAATCGTTGAACTAGTAAAGCTTACTGGCGCTATTGACCAGAAAGTAAAAACATATTCTCTCGGTATGCGTCAACGTTTAGGTGTCGCACAAGCTTTAATTCATAGCCCTGCTTTACTTATCCTAGATGAACCAACGAACGGACTTGACCCACAAGGTATGGCCGAATTCAGAACCCTTATCCGTGATTTAGCAACAAAAGGTACTTCTGTTTTAATTTCTAGCCATTTACTTAGCGAGATTCAACAAATTACAGATCGATTCGCTATTATTAACAAAGGTGTTTTAACGCACACCGAAAAAATGAGTGACCTGCTTGAAAATCATGTCGCTGCTTATAAACTAAAAGTCAGCGATCCCGTAGCAACAACCACAGTTCTCACCACACTCCCAGTCAAACTTGTTGCTCAAAAAGAGGATTTATTCAAAATCGAAGTGGCTCATGAAGATGTGCATCTAATTGCTCGTGCGCTTATTCAAGCAAATATTGATTTATTAGAAATGGTTCCACTTCAAGCCTCCCTTGAAGAACGATTCCTCGAATTAACTAAAGGTGGAGGTGCAGAAGTATGA
- a CDS encoding ABC transporter permease, whose translation MIALVKNEFTKLFSRKSSWIMQIVLFVAVLALALLMFFVSKIDTSGVEGGDASNAGITAYYDDKGAPVSEEEYWNSADKDGNPTYKSETLSLTDSVAYLKTQEQAAPTKEAKETIQKQIDFYQAYVDADEKPASNSAGISSADFFASLGSSGAVATMLVVVVASIIVATEFSGGTIKLLLTRPYSRSQILFSKYVMCIVYSVISSITLLVASFIFSFILPKQSIFMPLSPSTGAMTAFEHAWMLLGTNFLLMIVYATIAFFFSSVVRSQALAVGVGVGVLFSGGIIRQLLPLAIEKYDWMKWIIFNLLSLNDTVGGSKIAGGLADWQIIAGLGVYTAIILFFTFFLFKKRDVALS comes from the coding sequence ATGATAGCATTAGTAAAAAATGAATTTACCAAATTATTTTCCAGAAAATCAAGTTGGATTATGCAAATTGTCTTATTTGTAGCAGTTTTAGCTCTTGCTCTTCTAATGTTTTTTGTTAGTAAAATAGATACTAGTGGTGTTGAAGGCGGCGATGCAAGCAATGCCGGAATTACTGCTTATTACGATGATAAAGGTGCCCCGGTTAGCGAAGAAGAATATTGGAACTCCGCAGATAAAGACGGTAATCCTACGTATAAATCTGAAACGTTATCTTTAACTGATTCTGTTGCTTACTTAAAAACACAAGAACAAGCGGCTCCAACAAAAGAAGCCAAAGAAACTATCCAAAAACAAATTGATTTCTACCAAGCTTATGTTGATGCAGATGAAAAACCCGCTAGTAATTCAGCAGGTATTTCAAGCGCAGATTTCTTCGCTTCATTAGGTAGCTCAGGAGCAGTTGCGACAATGCTCGTTGTTGTCGTAGCAAGTATCATCGTTGCGACAGAGTTTTCTGGAGGTACAATCAAACTCTTACTGACACGACCTTACTCTAGAAGCCAGATACTATTCTCCAAATACGTAATGTGCATCGTTTATAGCGTTATTAGCTCCATCACATTACTTGTAGCTAGCTTTATCTTTTCATTTATTCTACCAAAACAATCTATTTTCATGCCGCTCTCCCCTTCAACGGGTGCAATGACTGCTTTCGAACATGCGTGGATGCTACTTGGTACGAACTTCTTACTGATGATCGTATACGCAACTATTGCTTTCTTCTTCTCCTCTGTCGTTCGTTCACAAGCACTTGCAGTTGGTGTCGGCGTTGGTGTACTATTCTCCGGTGGAATTATTCGCCAATTACTACCTCTTGCTATCGAAAAATACGATTGGATGAAATGGATTATCTTCAACTTGCTTAGCCTAAATGACACAGTTGGCGGTTCTAAAATCGCTGGTGGCCTAGCAGATTGGCAAATAATCGCCGGTCTAGGTGTTTATACAGCGATTATCCTTTTCTTCACTTTCTTCTTATTCAAAAAACGAGATGTCGCTTTAAGTTAA
- a CDS encoding S66 peptidase family protein, protein MIPAKLKQGDEIRIIAPSRSIGIMADNQVEIAVKRLTDMGFKVTFGEHVAEMDCMMSSSIRSRVADIHEAFNDSSVKAILTVIGGFNSNQLLPYLDYDLISENPKILCGFSDITALATAIYTQTELITYSGAHFSSFSMEKGLEYVMESFSDCLLRKEPFALKESATWSDDEWYLDQENRNFIPNEGLVVMQPGVAEGIIIGGNLCTLNLLQGTEYMPNLAGTILFIEDDFMTIPETFDRDLESLLSQPGADEIQGMVIGRFQQKTAMTAEKLAYIIETKTALQKIPVISGADFGHTQPIATFPIGGTARIDTNQTDKIQIIRH, encoded by the coding sequence ATGATTCCAGCAAAATTAAAACAAGGTGATGAAATTCGGATTATTGCACCAAGTCGTTCTATCGGTATTATGGCTGACAATCAAGTGGAAATTGCCGTTAAGCGCCTAACTGACATGGGTTTTAAAGTCACTTTTGGCGAACATGTGGCAGAAATGGATTGCATGATGAGTTCAAGCATTCGCTCGCGTGTTGCTGATATCCATGAAGCCTTTAATGATTCAAGTGTCAAAGCGATTTTGACGGTTATTGGTGGTTTTAATAGCAATCAATTGTTGCCGTATTTGGATTATGATTTAATTTCGGAAAATCCTAAAATTTTATGTGGCTTCTCCGATATCACAGCCTTAGCAACGGCTATTTACACACAAACGGAACTCATTACTTATTCTGGAGCGCATTTTTCCAGTTTTTCCATGGAAAAAGGTTTGGAGTATGTAATGGAATCATTTAGCGATTGTTTATTACGAAAAGAACCATTTGCGTTAAAAGAAAGTGCTACATGGAGTGATGACGAATGGTATTTGGACCAAGAGAATAGAAATTTCATCCCGAATGAAGGACTAGTTGTTATGCAACCTGGAGTGGCAGAAGGAATCATCATTGGAGGAAACTTATGTACGCTTAATTTACTCCAAGGAACCGAATACATGCCTAACTTGGCGGGGACCATTTTATTTATTGAAGATGATTTTATGACTATTCCAGAAACATTCGATCGCGATTTGGAATCGCTGCTTAGTCAACCTGGTGCAGATGAAATTCAAGGGATGGTAATCGGTCGTTTCCAACAGAAGACAGCGATGACAGCGGAGAAATTAGCATATATTATTGAAACAAAAACAGCATTACAAAAAATACCAGTTATATCTGGTGCAGATTTTGGGCATACACAGCCAATTGCGACATTCCCGATTGGCGGAACTGCAAGAATTGATACAAATCAGACCGATAAAATTCAAATTATTAGGCATTAA
- a CDS encoding DNA-3-methyladenine glycosylase I — protein MSEELRCPWSINDPFELEYHDTEWCVPSKDDTYLFEMLNLEGAQAGLSWRLILHKRKAYQEAFFHFDIEKCARLTDDELATIVEEAAIVKNRLKVKAVRTNALATQKVQAEFGSFANYIWGFTNNERIINEWQGMGQVPASTELSEKISKDLKKRGFKFVGPVIIYSYLQAIGILDDHLLSCPFHTLNREASK, from the coding sequence TTGTCTGAAGAATTACGTTGCCCTTGGTCGATTAATGACCCGTTTGAACTAGAATATCATGATACAGAATGGTGTGTTCCGAGTAAAGACGACACATATTTATTTGAAATGCTCAATTTAGAGGGAGCACAAGCTGGACTCTCATGGAGATTAATTTTACATAAAAGAAAAGCCTATCAAGAAGCTTTTTTTCACTTTGATATTGAAAAATGTGCACGCCTAACAGACGATGAGCTGGCGACGATTGTCGAAGAAGCGGCTATTGTAAAGAATCGTCTTAAAGTGAAAGCAGTTCGTACAAATGCCCTAGCTACGCAAAAAGTCCAAGCTGAATTCGGCTCATTTGCAAACTATATTTGGGGTTTTACGAATAATGAGCGTATTATTAATGAATGGCAGGGCATGGGGCAAGTACCCGCTAGCACAGAACTATCAGAAAAAATTAGTAAAGATTTAAAGAAACGTGGTTTTAAGTTTGTGGGCCCAGTGATTATTTATTCTTATTTACAAGCAATTGGCATTCTTGACGATCATTTGCTTTCATGTCCATTCCATACGTTAAATAGGGAGGCTTCTAAATGA
- the acnA gene encoding aconitate hydratase AcnA gives MTNWKEKAKASFQLNDKTYHYYKLKTLEEDKLTNIEKLPYSVRVLLESVLRQADGRVIKDSHVEDLAHWSKDGNEGEVPFKPARVILQDFTGVPAVVDLASLRKAMADLGGDPEKINPEIPVDLVVDHSVQVDSYANPEALKINMELEFKRNMERYQFLNWAQKAFDNYRAVPPATGIVHQVNLEYLANVVIANEVADGEFVAFPDSLVGTDSHTTMINGIGVLGWGVGGIEAEAGMLGQPSYFPIPEVIGVKLLGALPNGATATDFALKVTQVLREQKVVGKFVEFYGPGVATLPLADRATVANMAPEYGATCGFFPVDKEALNYLKLTGRDKEQIELVEAYLEANDLFFTPEKVEPNYTQIVEIDLSAIEPNLAGPKRPQDLIPLSKMKETFRESITAKAGNQGFGLDKSALEKEVTVTFGNGDQSTMKTGSVAIAAITSCTNTSNPYVMLSAGLVAKKAVEKGLEVPKFVKTSLAPGSKVVTGYLEKAGLLPYLEKLGFDLVGYGCTTCIGNSGPLKEEIEEAIQDSDLLVSAVLSGNRNFEGRIHALVKANFLASPPLVVAYALAGTTNVDMLTEPIGRGNNGEEVFLDDIWPSSEEVKALVEETVTPELFREQYAHVFDENEAWNAIETTEDALYKWDENSTYIANPPFFDNLAKEAGKVESLSGLRVIGKFGDSVTTDHISPAGAIGKDTPAGKFLQEEGVAIRDFNSYGSRRGHHDVMMRGTFANIRIKNQIAPGTEGGYTTYWPTGEVMSIYDASRKYIENNTGLVILAGDDYGMGSSRDWAAKGTNLLGIKTVIAKSYERIHRSNLVMMGVLPLQFQPGEDAETLGLTGSESLQVEIGEEVAPRDLVKVTAVREDGSSFTFEALARFDSEVEIDYYRHGGILPMVLRGKLK, from the coding sequence ATGACTAATTGGAAAGAAAAAGCAAAAGCATCATTTCAACTGAACGACAAAACGTATCATTACTACAAACTTAAAACCTTAGAAGAGGACAAGCTTACAAACATTGAGAAATTACCTTATTCTGTACGTGTTTTACTGGAATCGGTACTAAGGCAAGCAGATGGTAGAGTAATTAAGGATTCTCACGTAGAAGACTTAGCCCATTGGTCTAAAGATGGCAACGAAGGGGAAGTACCATTCAAACCAGCTCGTGTTATTTTGCAAGATTTCACAGGTGTTCCAGCAGTAGTTGATTTAGCTTCTTTACGTAAAGCCATGGCAGATCTTGGCGGCGACCCTGAAAAAATCAATCCGGAAATCCCGGTCGATTTAGTCGTCGATCACTCGGTGCAAGTAGACAGCTATGCGAATCCAGAAGCACTGAAAATCAATATGGAACTCGAATTCAAGCGCAACATGGAACGTTACCAGTTTTTAAATTGGGCGCAAAAAGCATTTGATAACTATCGTGCAGTACCACCCGCAACAGGTATCGTTCACCAAGTTAACTTAGAGTATTTAGCAAACGTCGTTATTGCGAATGAAGTAGCAGACGGCGAATTTGTAGCGTTTCCAGATTCCCTTGTCGGAACAGATAGCCATACGACGATGATTAACGGTATTGGTGTATTAGGTTGGGGTGTGGGCGGTATTGAAGCAGAAGCCGGCATGCTTGGTCAACCATCTTACTTCCCAATTCCAGAAGTTATCGGTGTGAAATTGCTAGGTGCTTTACCAAACGGCGCAACAGCAACTGATTTCGCTCTAAAAGTTACCCAAGTCTTACGGGAACAAAAAGTAGTAGGCAAATTTGTTGAGTTTTATGGTCCGGGTGTTGCGACACTGCCACTTGCTGACCGTGCAACCGTTGCGAATATGGCTCCAGAATACGGCGCGACTTGTGGGTTCTTCCCAGTAGATAAAGAAGCCCTTAATTATTTAAAACTGACTGGACGTGACAAAGAACAAATCGAGCTAGTAGAAGCTTATTTAGAAGCAAATGATTTATTCTTCACACCAGAAAAAGTAGAACCAAACTACACACAAATCGTGGAAATTGATCTTTCTGCGATTGAACCAAACTTGGCTGGACCAAAACGTCCGCAAGATTTGATTCCACTTTCGAAAATGAAAGAAACATTCCGCGAATCGATTACTGCCAAAGCAGGCAACCAAGGTTTCGGTCTTGATAAATCGGCTTTAGAGAAAGAAGTGACTGTTACATTTGGTAATGGCGATCAATCTACTATGAAGACTGGTTCTGTTGCCATTGCGGCGATTACAAGTTGTACGAATACTTCTAACCCATATGTTATGTTAAGCGCTGGTTTAGTTGCTAAAAAAGCAGTTGAAAAAGGCTTAGAAGTACCAAAATTCGTGAAAACTTCCTTAGCGCCAGGCTCCAAAGTCGTAACAGGTTACTTGGAAAAAGCTGGATTACTTCCATATTTAGAAAAACTTGGGTTTGACCTTGTTGGCTATGGTTGTACAACGTGTATCGGTAATTCTGGTCCATTAAAAGAAGAAATTGAAGAAGCAATACAAGACAGTGATTTGCTTGTTTCTGCAGTATTAAGTGGTAACCGTAACTTTGAAGGGCGTATTCATGCACTTGTGAAAGCAAACTTCCTAGCTTCACCACCACTAGTCGTTGCCTATGCGCTTGCTGGGACAACAAATGTCGACATGCTAACAGAACCAATTGGACGCGGTAATAATGGCGAAGAAGTCTTCTTAGACGATATTTGGCCTAGTTCAGAAGAAGTGAAGGCATTAGTAGAAGAAACGGTAACACCAGAACTTTTCCGTGAACAATATGCCCATGTATTTGATGAAAACGAAGCTTGGAATGCGATTGAGACAACAGAAGATGCCTTATACAAATGGGATGAAAACTCCACGTATATTGCGAACCCACCATTCTTTGATAATTTAGCAAAAGAAGCTGGCAAAGTAGAAAGCTTATCTGGTCTCCGCGTTATTGGTAAATTTGGTGATTCAGTTACAACTGACCATATTTCACCAGCCGGAGCAATCGGCAAAGATACCCCAGCTGGAAAATTCCTTCAAGAAGAAGGCGTGGCAATTCGTGATTTCAACTCATACGGTTCTCGTCGTGGTCATCATGATGTGATGATGCGCGGGACATTTGCGAATATCCGTATCAAAAATCAAATTGCACCAGGTACAGAAGGTGGCTATACGACTTACTGGCCAACAGGTGAAGTGATGTCAATTTATGATGCTTCTAGAAAATATATCGAAAATAATACTGGTTTAGTCATTCTTGCTGGCGACGATTACGGAATGGGATCCTCACGTGACTGGGCTGCCAAAGGAACGAACTTGCTAGGAATTAAAACAGTTATCGCGAAAAGCTATGAACGGATTCATCGTTCGAACCTTGTCATGATGGGTGTTTTACCACTTCAGTTCCAACCAGGCGAAGACGCAGAAACGCTTGGCTTAACAGGCTCAGAAAGCTTGCAAGTGGAAATCGGTGAAGAGGTAGCGCCAAGAGACCTTGTAAAAGTAACAGCTGTCCGTGAAGACGGCTCAAGCTTCACTTTTGAAGCACTTGCACGTTTTGACTCTGAAGTAGAAATTGACTATTACCGTCATGGCGGAATTTTACCAATGGTTCTTCGTGGCAAATTGAAATAA
- a CDS encoding STAS domain-containing protein yields the protein MQIKEFLISRRSELVNMFYENYYSETDEFKLRLSSGEEEASIRALSTASCGMIIDVITGVKERDFESIGKRRFNDKTDIRKIHQHMSEVEKYIITSLVKWKETENVFYSDADIIQFMLAIKDTLSSIQQQLLEGFMQENRNQVAAQRKEIIQLSTRIIPITDSIGVLPIVGSLDDDRGYFMKEKAVESADKLNLDTIVIDFSSAVLKDDFATKHMEDMIQSFKLIGLVPILSGMRPSFAQRTIQVGSNISKLESFGSLEQALTNLGL from the coding sequence ATGCAAATTAAGGAATTTTTGATTAGTCGTCGTTCAGAGTTAGTGAATATGTTTTATGAAAATTATTATAGTGAAACAGATGAATTTAAATTAAGACTTAGTAGCGGAGAAGAGGAAGCCTCCATTCGTGCGCTGAGTACCGCATCATGTGGGATGATTATTGATGTAATAACTGGTGTGAAGGAACGCGACTTTGAAAGTATCGGTAAAAGGCGTTTCAATGATAAAACCGATATTAGAAAAATCCATCAACATATGAGTGAAGTCGAAAAATATATCATCACTAGCTTAGTCAAATGGAAGGAAACAGAAAATGTTTTCTATTCAGATGCTGACATTATCCAATTTATGCTTGCCATAAAAGATACACTTTCATCGATTCAGCAACAGTTATTAGAAGGATTTATGCAAGAAAATAGAAATCAAGTCGCGGCGCAGCGAAAAGAAATAATTCAGTTATCCACGCGAATTATTCCTATCACTGATTCTATCGGCGTCTTACCAATTGTTGGTAGTTTGGATGACGATAGGGGCTATTTCATGAAAGAAAAAGCTGTAGAATCTGCGGATAAGTTGAATTTAGATACGATTGTCATTGATTTTTCCAGTGCGGTATTAAAAGATGATTTTGCAACCAAACATATGGAAGATATGATTCAATCTTTTAAATTAATTGGCTTAGTACCAATACTTTCTGGTATGCGTCCGAGTTTCGCTCAACGCACAATCCAAGTAGGTTCTAACATTTCAAAACTCGAATCATTTGGCTCGCTAGAACAAGCATTAACCAATTTAGGTTTATAA
- a CDS encoding general stress protein, which produces MKKWEVFAVQNVEAAEEIISKLVSEGYEKEDISVLAKSKHNKNLETLAEKENIEIERPVNEEAFGIISGILQSLSGAIVIPQAYNPKYGALYAAGPFAKWFSKTDDKSVKRLLEDFDLTAEQVDKMIENLHADNILIFAR; this is translated from the coding sequence ATGAAAAAGTGGGAAGTATTCGCAGTTCAAAATGTTGAGGCAGCAGAGGAAATCATCAGCAAATTAGTAAGTGAGGGCTATGAAAAAGAAGATATTTCTGTTCTAGCCAAATCAAAACACAACAAGAACCTAGAAACTTTAGCAGAAAAAGAAAATATCGAAATCGAACGCCCAGTTAACGAAGAGGCTTTCGGTATTATTTCTGGAATCCTACAATCTCTAAGTGGAGCCATTGTTATTCCACAAGCGTACAATCCTAAGTATGGTGCTTTATACGCTGCCGGTCCCTTTGCTAAATGGTTCTCAAAAACAGACGATAAATCGGTAAAAAGATTATTAGAAGACTTTGATTTAACAGCAGAACAAGTGGATAAAATGATTGAAAATTTACATGCAGATAACATCTTAATTTTTGCAAGATAA